The genomic DNA GTTAGGATGTCTCATTATATATTACGTAATTACGTAATATATAGAATATAAAAAATAAGCAGGAAAGTCAATCCCTGCTTATTACCCACCAAGTCCTATTACGTATTTAAGGCGGAGTTACGGGTTAATGTGAAACGGGACACAGGAGTTTAAGGGGAAACGTCTTTGTATGGGTCACAAACCCAATACTGGATTGGCTTTAGCGATTCTTATGGCATAAGACCCCACCGGAGTCTACTAAGAAGCCAAAGGCTGATAGGACTTCAGCTTGGGTCTTCGTTGGTATCTCTATTTGACGGTTTGCTTTTCTTCCGCCGTCTTTCATAACCAACACTGAATGCAGGTGTCGCATGTCCTTCATAACGTCTTCCGCAGTGCGACGGATGCCGGCTGCATTGAGTCGCAGCTCGATCTGGCGCAGATATGTCATAGCAACAACACAACTAAAGAGATGACACCGTATTTTGCTGTCTGTCCAATGTCTGATGGGTTGCATGGCAACCAGATCATCCTCCTTGCTTAGCCGGAATCGGTTTTCTACTTGCCATCGGTCGAGACTGGCTTCTACGATCTCCGTCGTAGTCCAATCCGTATTGTCAGTGATTATGATATTCTTTCCAAACATCAAGCGCTTTCGCTCCACAGCGATCACATCTTTGCGGAAGCTCATGGCCAGACCGTCCGCCGTCTGTGAGAACTCCAGGGCATAGAGATTACTATGCACGTGGAAACGTTCACAGAGGCGCAAGTATCGCTCTATGATTGCTGCCTGTTTGCGCCAGTGAGGCTCTTTATTACGCACCTTTGATCTCATTGCAAGCAGTTCCTGTCGTATTGCTTCCAGCTTGCTGTCAAGCGTATAGGATTGCTTTCTTTCTGTTACAGGGTTGTACGTTATTACAACCGCCCGTTGCTTGCCCCAATATTCACCCTTAGTGCGATAAACCAGCATCCGATCGTCTTCTTTTCCCTTCTCTGCCAGTCGCCGGTTCTTTTCAGTATCGGCCGGCTCAAAAGCATCCAGAGGCGTTGTCGCCAAATCTTCGGCAAAGTAGGTTGAATAGGACGTCACAAAGTGAATCCGGGAATGTTCGTCTATCCAAGCGAAATTGTTCTCAGAGTTCATTCCCTTATCTACAATTACGGTAAGCTTCTGTTTGGTCTTATCAAGCCCACAGACAACACCGAACATCTCGTCCATTACTGTCTCGAACTGCATACTGTCGTGGATATTGCCTGGATAGGCGCAATAATATAAAGGCAGGCGGCTGTCCCGCGACACCAAGAGGCCCAGTCCGATCTGCCGCAGATTATGTCGCCCCTCCTTGTTCTTCCCCCTCTTAGCGAGATCAGAGGGCATATCGCTTGCCATAAAGGTGTAGTAGTTTGTGGTATCAAACAGAAGACAATCTGCATTAGGAGATTCAAGCTCCCAAATCCGCTCAAAGAACCGCCGGGCGATTTTCTTAAGTGCCGGTTCCGATACTCTGTCCCATTTATCCCAATAACGCTGGCTTGTAAGCTCTCTAATATCCACAGGACGAATCTGCTGTATTGCCGTTCGTTCATACCATTGGACGAGCTTATTCTTGCTCGTAGTCTCACACATCCGGTTCCATGCGCAATACAGAAAGTACTCTCCGACTGAAGGACCTTTTTCGTTAGCTCCTACGGGGATCACTGAATCGACAATGCCCACCAAATCGATGTCTCGACTAATCTGATCAGCAAGCCACAGTGAGCCGAACTCTTCTACCCTGAGCTTTATTGCCGATTCTCCGGTGCCCGATACGAGGCCCGCGACTTTCTCCGGCGATCCTATATAGACCTGAGAAACCACAGTGGGCTTCCCGCCGACCCTAGCAATCTCGCGGACATAGAGGTAGGGTCTTCCTTTTTTTGTTTTAATATGGAAATGCGCCATGTTGAATTATATATAGTAGGGTCTTACTTGTCAAGCTAAAAATACTACTTAGTCGCACAGTTATTAAGGTTCTTTGATAAAAAAGAGGGGTCTTACAGGAGTTCGCTTAAAAAACCCCTATTTTTCAGCAGGTTCAAAATGCCACGGCAGGTTATCTCTTAAACTCCTGTCTAAAAAAAGACAGTTTTTTAAAAAGCTAAGCCAAAAAATCCCTCAGCGGGGGGACAACTATAACAAAAGCATATTGTCATTTTCGAACCACAAGAAGCGGCATAAGGGCAAACACTCCGAGCAGAATGCAGTAAACTGTTCCCGACACAGGATCTCGGCTTGCAAGATAGTCTCTGATCGACAAACCCTGAAGCCACAACACGAGCGTAAATTCTGCTACCAGCAGAAGGCCAAGCGCAACGCAACCAATACCAAGCCGGATAGGTATTCTGTAAGGCACTGTCAGACGACGCATTATCCACCGCGCTGCAACAATGATGACCACGAACATGACAGGCGCCTCTATAAGTTCAGCTATTCTTGTGCCCAATCGTGGAACGACCCATAGTATACGAATGGGGCCAAGAACAAATCCCGCTCCAAATACGAGTGCGAAGTAAAGCACGCCAGCTTTTATAATCCGCATAATGTATCGTTCTCCAGTGGGCCGGATTTCGTTTTTTTATTGAGGGATTTCCCGCGCTACTCGGCACAATTATATCAGGTTTAAGTAAGAAGTGTTTCGCAAAGTTATCTGTCAAAAGGGTTTGATGTGTGAAAGAATACAGAACGGAGAAAAATGTCCTGCCGGACATGACAGGCGGAACATTGCAACCGCTCCGCCTGTTTTTCCGGCAGACTAATGTAAGCTAATGAACTGTCTGACCTGTTCCGGCAGAGCGTACTGGCCAGACATATAAGATAGTGCTTTTCTTTGTGGAGGATGTCGTTGCTCTTTTCATATCAACTATCCATCCCTGGGTATTCGACAACAAGGCCGAGGTAGACGTCCAGTAAGAAGAAGCCTTGATGTTCCTGAAGCTGCTTGCATTCAGCCAGGCAGAAGAATCGAGGACTCCGAAGTTGATAAGGCTGTCAAGTTCCCTGACATTCGGCATTCTCCAGTCGGTATAGTTTCCGTGATAATCAGCGCAGGGGTACCTTCCCGGGTTTGCGTTCAGGTCCGCTATGGTATTCAGGGCACCATTCCAGTTCTTCCTGTTTAAACATGATCCGTCCTTTAACCACATGAGCCCGGTCAGGGTATCCGTGACTGTACCGCCCCCGTTATCAAGGAATCTCGGCTCAGGCCATACAGCTCCTGCCTGTACAGAACCGTCGTCACCAGGGAAATAGCTTACAGTCTGACCTGTTACGGGAACATCATAGCGATTCCCCTGAGATATACTGCGCACAGCCATGATGTGGTTGGTTTTTGACTTCAGACCCGGAGACTCCATTCCATTATACAGGTTAATCAGCCATGCCTGGGTTGTTCCTGAAGCAGTTGTCGATGACCAGTAGTTAGCGCCTTTCACGTTGGTGAATCCGTTTACATTCATCCATGAAGAGGAATTAAGAACCCCATAGTTGACAAGGCTGTCAAGTTCCCTGACATTCGGCATTCTCCAGTCGGTATAGTTTCCGTTGTAACCTTTACACAAGTATTTCCCCGGGTTTGCGTTCAGATCCGCTATGGTATTCAGGGCACCGTTCCAATTCTTTTTGTTTAAACATGATCCGTCCTTTAACCACATGAGCCCGGTCAGGGTATCCGTGACTGTACCATCCCCGTTATCAAAAATTCTCGGCTCAGGCCATACAGCTCCTGCCTGTACAGAACCGTCGTCACCAGGGAAATAGCTTACTGACTGGCCTGTCCTCGGCAGATTGACACTATCTGTTAGATCCAGCCTTCCCGACCCTTCCAATGGAATTACAGTTTTCGGGGTATCAGGATCGTTTGAGGGGACAACAAGCCATGCACTCTTAATGCCTCCTGTCGCAGGTGAGAAATAGACGCTCACAGAGCATCTGTCCCCGGGTGCCACCGACCGTCCAGAGCAGTTATCATCCAGCAGAAGGAACTCAGCGGAACCGGTTATCACACTGGAACCGATAACAAGATTCTCTGTCCCCATATTCGTTACGATAAACACCTGAAAAACAGAATCTTTTCCGACCAGCACATTCCCGTAGCTATAAGAGGAAGGAGTGACCGAGATATCAGGATAAGTGACAGTTGCGAAACTTGCAGTAATGGTATGGTGACCTGTCACATTCGTAAATGTATACGTTGTAACCGCACCCTTTGAACTGCCGTCCACTTTCACATCTGCAATGGCATACCCGGTGTTCGGGGTGATGGTATATGTCTGGGATGCGCCGTGGTTCACCGTTACTGTCCCGGAAGGGCTGATGCTCCCGCCTGCCCCTGCCGTCGCCGTAAGGGTAAATGTCTTTATGGCAAATGTCGCAGTTACACTCTTTGCAGCATCCATAGTCAATGCACATGCCCCCGTCCCTGCACATGCCCCGGACCAGCCGCTGAAGAGAGAATTCCCATCCGGCGATGCCGATAAAGTGACTGACGTCCCTGCAGTGTAGGCCTCTGTACAGTCAGTGCCGCAGGAGACGCCCGCAGGAGCAGAGATAACTGTCCCTGTGCCTGTCCCGCCCTTGCCTACTGTAAGAATATACTGCGGGAGGGGGGGAGGGGACATTGCTCTGCTGATTTCGTTGGAGTATTGGCTCTCTTTTTGTGCGGTATTGTATGCAGTAGCAGCAAAGTAGTAGGTAACCCCATCGGATAGATTTGGAACTGTATAGGTCGTAACATTTCCGACATCGATGCTTTGGGTATAGTTACGCGAGACCGTTCCATAATACACCTTATACCCTGCAAGACCGGTAAGGGGTGTGCCGTCCTCGTTTGCTATGGGGGGATTCCATATAAGTGTTGTTTGGGCAGCATTTCCCTCCCCGGCATGAAGGAATATGCTGAAAACTGAAACAATAAGTGTGAATGCTAGGAAAAAGTGTTTCCATCGGTATGCTCCGGTTATTGCATACGATCTTTTCATTGTAGTACCTCCCTCGGTTTTGTTCTCCAGCCGTGCGAGATGCAGCGTAAGGAAGTACTGAATCCGTCCGGCAGCCCTGCGACCATATCCCCCAGGGACTTAGGCCAGTAGCTTTGCGTCCAACCCTTTCGGATTGTTTGCCTTTTTCGTTTTTTCCACAAAAAAGCCTGTTTCCTCCAAGGGAAACAGGCTTTTTTGTGCAGACAAAGCTCTGCTTCTTCGGCAACCCGGCTATCCTGATCTTGCGCCCCCCGCAGGACCCGTGGCTTTGTGCCCCCTGGTTACCCAGGGGTTACCTTTTCGGAAACCTTACTGCTCTTATGTATCTTTAAAAAATCTGCTGAGCTTATTATTCTTTGCTCTTGATTATTATTTTAATGAGATGTTTGCCGGATTTCTGTGACTGCCGTCACGCAGAAAAAATTTTTTTATGCCATGAAAATTTGCCTGCCGGGGAACGAAAAGAAGTCCCTGTGAAGCATTCAGGGGATGTGGGAGAGGAAAGACACTATGCGGGACAAAAAACTGTAGGTCGGGTAATACACCTCAGACTACTTTTTTGAATTTTCGTTTTACCACACCGCATACCGGACACACCCAGTCTTCGGGCAGTTGTTCGAAAGGTGTTCCGAAATGGATACCTCCATTAGGATCTCCCTTATGCGGGTCATATACGTAGCCACAGGCAGAAATGCACTGGTATTTTGACATTACTCTTCACCTTCCTCTTTCAGGCAATGAGGGAGCAGGACATAACTGGACGTTGTGTCAGTCCGGCTCAGAGTGCTATTTTACCATGTCTGTTCTCTGAAACACTATCCGAGTCTTGCATCGCCTGTTCATGAAAGATTAAGAGTGATGGCACATAGTATGATAACTGTCATACTCCTTGGAAGTTGTGAAGACGGCAAGACTTTTTCAGGAGATAGGAAGAGGACTACGCAGACTTTTTCTCCGCACTGCTCAGCAATTCCTTCAGGATCGTTCTCTGCTCACTGTTCATGTCGACAAACATGACGCCCATTCCGATTCCCGGCTGACAGTAACGAACACGTCCCCTGAAGGTGATATTTTCCCCCTTGAATGGTATGGTCACCTTAATGATGCTGTTTATATCAAAATGCTGGATTGCAGAAACATAAAGGCCTCCCTCACTGATATCCATGCACGAGCATACGGTCGTTCCATCTATCAGGATATCTTCCCTGTAAGGAAATCTCTCGTATTTCCTGCGTTCTTCCGTCATTGCCCCGTTTTGGAAAAATTATACTAAGATGCTTCCGGGAATGCAAATCAAGCAGGAAAACCCGGAGCATGAACGACGGATATGGAGCCGGTGGGGAGAGTCGAACTCCCGGCCAGCTTACAAAGCAGAATCCCAGGATAAAAAAATAACTATTTCAACAAGTTATAGTCAAAAAAGTGTCTACGTGAAAATCTGACATGCTATCTCTGTGTATCAGTTGAATCTTTCAATAACTGCGAGGTTCTGCTGCTGAGATACCTGGCAGGCATCGGCATCCGGGCAAGCGCTTCCGGGAGCGTCACACCCGGTCCTCTCTCAGACTATTAACGTAGTCCTGAGCATCTTCACCCTTCCAGAGCCCTTTGCCAAGACCGTAGAGGTTCTTCCAATCGAGTTCTTTCTTAACAGCAATCCCAGTCTTTCTCAACTGGTGAGCGAGTTTCTCCACCAGCTTGAGCTGGTCTTTCGGGGAAAGCCTTTCGATCTCCTTTTCGATTCTTTCAAGCGAGCCTGCTCTTGGCATATTAACTCCTTCTTTTATATATCACCATCATACCACAAATATTTTATCAGTCCTGAAGTTATCTCTTTTTGCCGGTGATAGAATCCATTGCGAACGGACTGTGAACGCAAGATTTTTTTATTAGGAAAGTTGACACTATGTACCAATTAAGGTACATTACTTCGAGTTAATTATGAAAAGAAAACGTCTCGGCAGCAATTTTGACGATTTTCTTCGGGAACAGGACATGTTCGCCGGAGCGGAAGCAGTTGCGGCAAAACGTGTGCTCTCCTTTCAGATCGAAAAGGAGATGAAAAGAAAGGGCTTAACGAAGGTTCAAATGGCGACCAAGATGCGGACGAGCCGGACAGCCGTGGATCGTCTGCTTGACCCGGAGAATGGCTCGGTCACGTTAAATACGCTGGAGAAGGCCGCACTTGTACTCGGCAAGAAATTGAGTATCAGGATAGGATAGAAAATCCCCTTGCCCGTTCTTTCTATTTTTTTTCATATTGAGGGATGAAGTCAGTATTTTTCAATGAATTCCCGCGGTGTGACGATCTCAAGGGCAAAGGGTAATTCCTCTATTTCAAGCAGATCCTTATCGCTGGTTATCAGAAGCCCTGCTTTTGCAGCAATACAGCATTCAAGCAGAATGTCATCCTCAGGATCTCTGCAGACCGATACTTTTTCTGTAGGGTAGACCATCTTTGCGTTTGTAACAAAGGCAGCTATGCCGGCAATAAGAACCTTCAACTGTTGATGGTTGATCTTCCCCTGTTCTACAAGTTTTAAAGGAGTATCGCGATATTCTTCGAGGAGGACTGGTGATACATAGATGTCTGCCTCTTTAAACACCTTTTTGACTGCCTTTTCCGGAATGCCGCCAAAAGCGAACGCCGAGACAAGGACACCGGTATCAATAACTACTCTATTTCTTTTTTCCGTAAGCCTTTCTCCTTACAGCCTTCACGGCATTTTCAACGTCTTTCACTGTCAGCTTTGTCTTTTTAAAAGCCTCACCCGCTACCCTGAAAGCAGCATCAAGCCTATCCTCAGGAGACAGGACCGAAAGAATATAATCTTCAGGATTAATCTTTTTTACCGTACTTACAGACATACAAACACCTCCGTTCACGATGTTATGATTTATTCTATATCAAATATCTATTAAAGTCAGCATCAGATATGGTAAAGGGAAAGGTGTGCCCGCTCACCCGCCCGCCACTCACAGTCACAGGGTTAATCATATTCCCCCATCGCGCGGGCATTCAGCTTGATATCCTGTCATACCCCTTTGCACTACAAGCACCATAGTGCCAAAGTCAGAAGTGCAAAAAGGTCAGAGAGAACGATGGAAACTCCACAGGAGTTTCCCAACCTCAGATAAAAGATTTTCAATGTGGTCTGAATCGGTTTTGAAATAGCCGAGGCGTTTTGAGAAATTAAAGAGATACTCAGTCTCCGCATGAGACCCGAGGGCAATGCTGATGAAATGTTGCAGCTCTTTTTTACTTTTGCGTGCGTAGCCCTCCACTACATTTGTCGGTATAGACAGAGCCGCCCTTCTCATCTGTGAAGTAAGACCAAACATCTCAAAGATGTCATGGGGGGAGGTGGACACTATGTGGACACTTTTTCACCGGTTTCAAAAAAGAAGAAAACTTCGATACCTCCAAAACCTGCTGTTATCAAAGGAAAAAGTGGAGCCGGTGGGGAGAGTCGAACTCCCGGCCAGCTGATTACGAATCAGCTGCTCTGCCTCTGAGCTACACCGGCATATGATAGGTCACTGCGGAACCGGGAAACCGGGTACGGAATTATTTGCGGAACGCAGGGTTCTTCGTCCGTCATTGATTCTAATGCATTTCACGGACACCTTGCAAGCAGCCCATACATGCAATGCACACTATGACATATTAACCTCCGTGGAAAAAAAGAAGGCCGCCTGGCTGGCGGCCTTTGCAGAAAAAAACCCAGGAGATGCGTCTTTCGTGAGAGGAGGGTTAACCGGGACCGCTTTGCAGCGGTCCCTTCACGAAAAACATCTTCAGATTCCGGGAAAGATTTTTCTCATGCTGTGCTTAGAAACTGACATTCACCTCGAAATACGGCCATGAATGGTGCTGGTATCGGGAGCTTCCCAGAACAGAGAAACTCTGTCCGCTTTCCCTGTCATGTTTGGCATACAGGAAATCCATATAGCCGACCCGGAAGCGCACATTCGGCTTGAAATAGTAGTCATAGTAAATATCCCAGATCTGGGCGTTGAACGGATAAAAGCCCACGGTGCCCTTGCCGGAAGGATCATAGAAG from Nitrospirota bacterium includes the following:
- a CDS encoding putative toxin-antitoxin system toxin component, PIN family produces the protein MDTGVLVSAFAFGGIPEKAVKKVFKEADIYVSPVLLEEYRDTPLKLVEQGKINHQQLKVLIAGIAAFVTNAKMVYPTEKVSVCRDPEDDILLECCIAAKAGLLITSDKDLLEIEELPFALEIVTPREFIEKY
- a CDS encoding IS1634 family transposase, encoding MAHFHIKTKKGRPYLYVREIARVGGKPTVVSQVYIGSPEKVAGLVSGTGESAIKLRVEEFGSLWLADQISRDIDLVGIVDSVIPVGANEKGPSVGEYFLYCAWNRMCETTSKNKLVQWYERTAIQQIRPVDIRELTSQRYWDKWDRVSEPALKKIARRFFERIWELESPNADCLLFDTTNYYTFMASDMPSDLAKRGKNKEGRHNLRQIGLGLLVSRDSRLPLYYCAYPGNIHDSMQFETVMDEMFGVVCGLDKTKQKLTVIVDKGMNSENNFAWIDEHSRIHFVTSYSTYFAEDLATTPLDAFEPADTEKNRRLAEKGKEDDRMLVYRTKGEYWGKQRAVVITYNPVTERKQSYTLDSKLEAIRQELLAMRSKVRNKEPHWRKQAAIIERYLRLCERFHVHSNLYALEFSQTADGLAMSFRKDVIAVERKRLMFGKNIIITDNTDWTTTEIVEASLDRWQVENRFRLSKEDDLVAMQPIRHWTDSKIRCHLFSCVVAMTYLRQIELRLNAAGIRRTAEDVMKDMRHLHSVLVMKDGGRKANRQIEIPTKTQAEVLSAFGFLVDSGGVLCHKNR
- a CDS encoding XRE family transcriptional regulator is translated as MKRKRLGSNFDDFLREQDMFAGAEAVAAKRVLSFQIEKEMKRKGLTKVQMATKMRTSRTAVDRLLDPENGSVTLNTLEKAALVLGKKLSIRIG
- a CDS encoding DUF1566 domain-containing protein, with product MKRSYAITGAYRWKHFFLAFTLIVSVFSIFLHAGEGNAAQTTLIWNPPIANEDGTPLTGLAGYKVYYGTVSRNYTQSIDVGNVTTYTVPNLSDGVTYYFAATAYNTAQKESQYSNEISRAMSPPPLPQYILTVGKGGTGTGTVISAPAGVSCGTDCTEAYTAGTSVTLSASPDGNSLFSGWSGACAGTGACALTMDAAKSVTATFAIKTFTLTATAGAGGSISPSGTVTVNHGASQTYTITPNTGYAIADVKVDGSSKGAVTTYTFTNVTGHHTITASFATVTYPDISVTPSSYSYGNVLVGKDSVFQVFIVTNMGTENLVIGSSVITGSAEFLLLDDNCSGRSVAPGDRCSVSVYFSPATGGIKSAWLVVPSNDPDTPKTVIPLEGSGRLDLTDSVNLPRTGQSVSYFPGDDGSVQAGAVWPEPRIFDNGDGTVTDTLTGLMWLKDGSCLNKKNWNGALNTIADLNANPGKYLCKGYNGNYTDWRMPNVRELDSLVNYGVLNSSSWMNVNGFTNVKGANYWSSTTASGTTQAWLINLYNGMESPGLKSKTNHIMAVRSISQGNRYDVPVTGQTVSYFPGDDGSVQAGAVWPEPRFLDNGGGTVTDTLTGLMWLKDGSCLNRKNWNGALNTIADLNANPGRYPCADYHGNYTDWRMPNVRELDSLINFGVLDSSAWLNASSFRNIKASSYWTSTSALLSNTQGWIVDMKRATTSSTKKSTILYVWPVRSAGTGQTVH
- a CDS encoding four helix bundle protein, whose protein sequence is MFGLTSQMRRAALSIPTNVVEGYARKSKKELQHFISIALGSHAETEYLFNFSKRLGYFKTDSDHIENLLSEVGKLLWSFHRSL
- a CDS encoding rubredoxin — encoded protein: MSKYQCISACGYVYDPHKGDPNGGIHFGTPFEQLPEDWVCPVCGVVKRKFKKVV
- a CDS encoding PilZ domain-containing protein encodes the protein MTEERRKYERFPYREDILIDGTTVCSCMDISEGGLYVSAIQHFDINSIIKVTIPFKGENITFRGRVRYCQPGIGMGVMFVDMNSEQRTILKELLSSAEKKSA